The Caulobacter sp. FWC2 region CCCTGGCCCAGCTGGGGCCGCCGGACATGCGCGCCCCGATCGCCTGCGCCTTCGCCTGGCCGGACCGCCTGCCGTGGCCTGCGCCCCGCCTCGATCTGGCCGCCTACGGACAGCTGACGTTCGAATCACCCGACCTGGATCGCTTCCCATCGATCGGAATCGCCCGCGAGGCGCTGCGCCTGGGCGGAGGCGCGCCAACGGCCATGAATGCGGCCAATGAGGTCGCCGTCGCTGCTTTCCTTGACCGGCGGATTGGCTTTCTTGATATTGCCGCCTCGGTGGCGGGAACCCTTGAGCGTATGAACAGTCTGGGCAACCTCGCCGTGGCGGAAAGTGACGCTGTCGATAATGCGATGATGATCGACGCCAGCGCTCGCCGCATTGCGGCCGAGGTTGTCGCGCAAAAGCATCGCCGGCTCTGATCCGGGGGACCGGCCAACCTTATGACTGACGTCTTGATCTTCATCCTGTCCACGGCCTTCGTGCTGTCCGTCGTGGTGACCATCCACGAGCTGGGGCACTACTGGGCCGCGCGGGCTTGCGGGGTCGCCATCGACTGCTTCTCGATCGGCTTTGGCCCGCCGTTGCTGTCCTGGCGGGATAAGCACGGCGTCGAGTGGCGCGTGGCCTCGATCCCCCTGGGCGGCTATGTCCGCTTCTCCGGCGACGAAAACGCCGCCAGCGTGCCCGACCAGGACAACCTCGCCGCCATGCGCGACTCGATCGTGCGGCGCGAGGGCGAGGAGGGGGTCTCCAAATACTTCCATTTCAAGCCGGTTTGGCAGCGGGCGATCATCGCCGTGGCCGGTCCGGCGTCGAACTTCGTCCTGGCCATCCTGATCATGGCCGTTTTCCTGGTGCTGATCGGCACGCCGCAGCGCGCCGCCAGCGTCAACGGCGTTGTGCCGGGCGGCGCGGCCGCCGTGGCCGGCTTCAAGAAGGGTGACGTCATCGTCGCCGCTGACGGCCGCAAGATCGGCACGTTCCAGGATCTGCAAGGCTATGTCTCGCTGCGCGCCAATCTGCCGATCGACTTCACGGTCAAGCGGGGCGCCCAGCAGGTTCACCTCACCGCCACGCCTCGCCTGGTCGAAATCAACGACAAGATCAGCGGCCGCATGAAGACTGGGCAGCTGGGCATCGAGAACGCCGGGATCACCCAGTTCAAGCGCTCCAGCGTCCTGGCCGCTATTCCCGACGCCACGGTCGAGGTCTGGGGCATGATCAAGACGATCGGCTTCTATCTGGGTCGTCTCGTCACGGGTCAGATGCCCGCCGACCAGATCAGCGGCCTGATCGGCATCGGCCACACCGCCGGCGCGGTGACCAAGGCCAGCGCCGCCGGCGCGCCCGACGTGGCCACCATGGCGCTGCGGGTCTTCATCTCGTCCATGCTGCTGATCGCCAGCCTGTCGGTCAGCATCGGCTTCATGAATCTGCTGCCGATCCCGGTCCTCGATGGCGGACATCTCTTGATGTACGCCTATGAGGCCGTGGCCAAGCGGCCTCTACGGGCGGATTTCCAGGCGGCGGGCTTCCGTGCGGGGCTTGCCTTGATCCTGGGTTTCATGCTGTTCGCGGCGTGGAACGACCTCAACCGCTACGACGTGTTCAAATTCATCGGCGGCCTGTTCACGTGAACGCCCGCTCTTCGTCCATGATTGGTCCCATGCACAAACTTCGCGCCCAAAGCGCCGCGTTCGCCACGGGTATGGCGCTGCTCCTCGGCTCGACGGCCCTGGTGGCTCCGCATCAGGCTTTCGCCCAGGCCGCTGCTCAGACCGGCGTGGTCCAGCGCATTGTCGTTCAGGGCAATGAACGCATCGAGCAGGGCACGGTTCTGTCCTATCTGCCGATCCAGCCCGGCGACACCGTCGACTCCCAGCGCCTTGACCTTGCGCTCAAGACCCTGGCCCGCACGGATCTCTTCGCCGACGTGAAGATCGAGATGCAGGGCGGCGATCTGGTGGTGAAGGTCGTCGAGAACCCGATCATCAACCAGGTGGTCTTCGAGGGGAACTCGTCCCTGAAGGAAGACAAGCTGAAGGACGAAGTGCAGATCCGCCCGCGCGGCATCTTCACCCGCGCCAAGGTGCAGGCCGATGTTCAGCGGATCATCGAACTGTATCGCCGCTCGGGCCGTATCTCGGCGACCGTGACGCCCAAGGTGGTGGAACTGCCGCAGAAGCGCGTCGACCTGGTCTTCGAAATCAGCGAAGGCCCCAAGAGCGGCGTGCTGGGCATCAATTTCCTGGGCAACAGCGAGTACTCGGACAACGACCTGCGTGACGTGGTCGTGACCAAGGAAAGCCGCTGGTACAAGATCCTGACCAGCAACGACAACTACGACCCCGACCGGATCGAGTACGACCGCGAACAACTGCGCAAGCACTACCGCAACCGGGGCTTCTTCGACTTCCGCGTGGTCTCGTCGGTGGCCGAACTGGCGCCGGACAAGAACGGCTTCGCCGTCACCTACACCCTCGACGAAGGCCCGAAGTACAAGTTCGGCAAGGTCACCGTCGAAACCGAACTGAAGAAGCTGGACGGCAATCTGCTGGCCCAGATCCTGCCGATCCGCGCCGGCCAGCTGTACGAGGACGAGCGCATCGAGCAGGCCACGGACGCCCTGACCTTCGCGGCGGGCGCGGCCGGCTTCGCCTTCGTGGACGTGCGCCCGCGCTACGTGCCCAATCGCGAGACCAAGACCGTCGACGTGGTGTTCTCGGTCCGTGAAGGCCCGCGCGTCTATGTCGATCGCATCGACATCGTCGGCAACACTCGCACCCTGGACTACGTCCTGCGCCGCGAACTGGAAGTGGCCGAGGGCGACGCCTATAACCGCGTGCTGGTCGACCGCTCGAAGAACAACATCCGCCGCCTCGGCTTCTTCAAGGAAGTCGACATCGAGGACACCCCCGGCTCGGCTCCCGACCGCACCAGCCTGAAGGTGAAGGTCGAAGAGCAGCCGACGGGCGAACTGTCGTTCAGCGCCGGCTACAGCTCGGTCGACAAGCTGGTGCTCGACGTCGGCATCACCGAGCGTAACTTCCGTGGCCGCGGTCAGAACCTGCGGGCCCGCGCCTCGGTCGGTTCGCTGCGCCAGCAGATCGACTTCGGCTTCAGCGAGCCGCGCTTCCTGGGCCGTAACCTGGTGGCGGGTCTCAACCTGTACACCTTCCGCTACGACCTGTCGGACTACGCGGCCTACGACACCAAGTCGGTTGGCGGCGACGTTCGCCTGGGCTTCCCGCTGACCAACGACTCGTCGATGAGCCTGCGCTACACGCTCCGCCAGGACGACGTCAGCGTGGCCGACAGCCTCTGCACCAGCGGCTCGGTCTCGCAGATCCTCTGCCTGCAGCGCGGCGCCTACATCACCTCGCTGATCGGCTATGGCCTGCGCATCGACAAGCGCAACGACCCGATCAACCCGACCCGCGGCTGGTTCGCCGACCTGAACCAGGACCTGGCCGGCATCGGCGGCGACGTGAAGTACCTTAAGACCGAAGCCGACGCTGGCTGGTACTGGGGCTTCACCAAGGACCTGGTGTTCAGCGCCACGGGCTCGTTCGGCTATATCGAGGGCTGGGGCGGCGACAACGTCCGCATCAACGACCGCTTCTATCGCGGCGGCACCTCGTTCCGCGGCTTCGAGATCGCCGGTATCGGTCCGCGCGACATTTCGAGCACCAACAACTCGATGGGCGCCAAGCTTTACGCCATCAGCACCTTCGAGCTGACCATCCCGACCTTCCTGCCCGAGCAGTACGGCATCAAGGCCGCCCTGTTCAGCGACGTGGGTACGGCGGGTCTGCTGGATGATGTGGATCGTCAGAAGTCGCCTGGCGTCTTCGATCCAAACATCAAGGATAACCTGGGCCTGCGTGCGACGGCGGGTATCTCGATCGACTGGAAGTCCCCAATGGGCCCCATCCGATTCGATATCAGCCGCATTCTGGCCAAGGAAGACTACGATCGAACCGAAACCTTCCGGTTCTCCACCTCCACAAGGTTCCAATAAACATGTCCAAGTTCCTGTCCGCGGCCGCGTCCAGCGTCGTCGCTCTCGCCCTCGCGACCAGCGCCTCGGCTCAGACGGCTCCGGCCGCCGCTCCCGCGGCTCCGGCCGTCACGCACGGCCCGGCCCTGACCGGCGTCTGCATCTTCTCGAGCCAGGGCGCCGTCGGCAATTCGCTGGTGGGCAAGGCGGTCGACGCCCGCCTGAAGACGATCATCCAGCAGGTCAACGCCGAGCTGACCGCCGAGCGCACCGGCCTCGACAACGAAGCCAAGGCCCTCGACGCCAAGAAGGCCAGCCTGGCCCAGGACGCCCTGGAACAGCAGGCCTCGGCTCTGCAGGTCAAGGCCAACGCCTGGCAGCGCAAGGGTCAGCTGCGCCAGAAGGAAGTGGAAGCCACCGAGCAGAAGGCGCTGGCCCGCGTCTATCAAGAACTCGATACGCCGATCCGTCAGGTCTATCAGGCTCAGAAGTGCAGCATCCTGTTCGATCGTGAATCGGTGATGCTGGCCAACCCGTCGATGGACATCACGGGCGCCGTGGTCGCGGCGCTCGACGCTCGCATCAAGACCCTGACCTTCGATCGCGAACGTCTGGACCAAGGCGCTCCGGGCGCTGCGGCCCTGCAACCGACCAATAAGTAAGCGAATCGTCTCCTTTAGGATTACCTAGGGGAACTTATTTGTGAGGAGCCATGCCGGACCCCCGTTTCTTCGACAACCTGGGTCCGGCATCGCTTTCCGAGTTGGCCCGGGTCGGCGCCGCCGAACTGGCCGACGCCGCCTTGGGCGCCAGCGAACTCGGTAGTCGGGCCATCGCCCATGCCGCGCCGCTGGATAGCGCCGACATCGGGGCGATCACCTTCTTCTCCGACGCCAAGCGCAAGGACGCCGCCGAGGGCACCTTGGCGGGCGCCTGTTTTGTGCGTCCGGAGCATCGCGACTTTCTACCGGCGACCTGCGCCGCGCTGATCACCAAACACCCCCAGGCCGCGTGGGCCTCGGTGGCCAACCGCCTTCATGCGCCGCGTCGCCATGATCCGTCGGCCTCCGCGATCCATCCGGAAGCGGCGCTGGAAGAGGGCGTCCTGCTGTCGCCCCAAGTGACGATCGGGCAGGGGGCGAGGATCGGGCGCGGCACGCGGATCGGTCCTGGCGCCGTGATCGGTCCGGGCGTGCTGATCGGCCGGGATTGCGTGATCGGCCCCAACGCCGTGATCGGCTTCGCCTTGCTGGGCGACCGGGTTTCTGTCTCGGCCGGCGCTGTGCTGGGCGAGGCGGGCTTCGGCGCCGCCATCGGACCACGCGGCATGGTCGACATGCCCCAGCTGGGCCGGGTGGTGATCCAGGACAATGTCACGATCGGCGCCAACAGCTGCGTCGATCGCGGCGCCTTCGCCGACACGACGATTGGCGAGAACACCAAGATCGACAACCTCGTGCATGTCGCGCACAACGTCCGTGTGGGACGCAATTGTGTCCTGGCGGCCTATACCGGGCTGTCGGGCAGTACGATCGTCGGCGACGGTGTCGCCTTCGGCGGCAAGGCCGGCGTCGCCGACCATTTGAACATCGGCTCGGGCGCGAGCATCGGGGCGGCCGCTTCGGTGTTCAAGGACGTGCCGGAAGGCGAAACTTGGACGGGATTTCCGGCGCGGCCGCTCAAGCGGTGGCTTCGGGAGACCGCATGGCTGTCGCGCATGGCGGGCGGTCGAGGCACGAGGGGCAGACCATGAGCGAGAACACCGAGCAAACGGTGCGAACCGACATCGACATCGCGGAAATCCTGGCGCGCATCCCGCACCGCTATCCGTTCCTGCTGGTCGACCGCGCCGAGGACTACAAGCCCGGCCAGTCGATCGTCGGCATCAAGTGCGTGACGATCAACGAGCCGTTCTTCCAGGGCCACTTCCCGGGCAACCCGGTAATGCCCGGCGTGCTGATCATCGAGGCCCTGGCCCAGACGGGCGCGGTGCTGATGAGCAAGACGCTGGAGGTCGACACCGAGGGCAAGACCATCTTCTTCATGTCGATCGACGGCGTGCGCTTCCGCAATCCCGTGCGTCCCGGCGACGTGATCCGGATGGAGGTCGAGGTGGTGCGCGCGCGCTCGTCGATCTTCAAGTTCAAGGGCGTGGCCAAGGTCGGCGACAGGGTGGCGGCCGAGGCCGAGTTCGCCGCCATGGTGGTCGAGACGGGACCCAAGGCATGATCATCCATCCCACCGCGATCATCGCGCCCGAGGCCAAGATCGCCGCGGACGTCGAGATCGGGCCCTATAGCATCGTCGGCCCCGACGTGACGCTGGAAGCGGGCGTTCGCCTGCTGTCGCATGTGGTGGTGGAAGGCGCGACGACGATCGGCGAGAATTGCATCGTCCATCCCTTCGCCAATCTGGGCGGCCCGCCGCAGCACCTGGGCCACAAGGGCGAGAAGACCGAATTGCTGATCGGCCCGCGCAATATCATCCGCGAGCACGTGACGATGCACACCGGCACGGCCTCGGGTAAGGGCGTGACCACGATCGGTTCGGACGGCCTCTACATGGTCGGTTCGCACGTGGCGCACGACTGCACGGTCGGCGACTTCGTGGTTCTGGCCAAGGGCGCGACCCTGGGCGGTCACGTGGCGATCGGCGACTACGTGTTCATGGGCGGCCTGGCCGCCGCGCACCAGTTCTCGCGCATCGGCCGCTACAGCTTCATCGGCGGCCTGGCCGCCGTGACCAAGGACGTCATTCCGTACGGCTCGGTCTGGGGCAACCACGCCCATCTCGAGGGCCTGAACCTGGTCGGCCTCAAGCGCCGGGGCTTCTCGCGCGAGACGATCAACGCCCTGCGCGCCGCCTATCGCCTGATGTTCGCCGACGAAGGCACCTTCCAGGAGCGGCTTGACGACGTGGCCGAGACCCACGCGGCGATCACCGAGGTGATGGAGATCGTCGACTTCATCCGCGCCGACGCCAATCGCCCGCTCTGCCTGCCCGAGCGCGAGGTCTAGGATCGGGTGATGCGCAAGCTCGGTCTGATCGCCGGCGGCGGGGCGCTTCCCGTCGAACTGGCGGCCCATTGCGAGGCCGCCGGACGCGCCTTCGCGGTCATGCGCCTGCGCGGCTTCGCCGATCCGGCCCTGGCCCGCTATCCCGGCGCCGAGGTCGGCATCGGTGAGTTCGGCAAGGCGTTCAAGGCGCTACGGGCCGAGGGTTGCGAGGTCGTCTGCTTCGCGGGCGACGTAAAGCGTCCGGACTTCGCCGCCCTGATGCCCGACGCTCGCGGTTTGCTGATCGTGCCCAGCCTGATCAAGGCGGCGCGCCAGGGCGACGACGCCTTGCTGCGTCGGGTGCTGGACGAGTTCGAGAAGGAAGGCTTCGAGATCGAAGGCGCACACGAGGTGGTCGGCGAGATGACTTTGCCGCGCGGCCGCCTGGGCAAGTTCTATCCGCGCGACGATCACATGGCCGATATCGACAAGGCCCTGCTGGTGGCGCGCGAGATCGGCCGGCTGGACGTCGGCCAGGGGGCCGTGGTCTGCAACGGCCTCGTCCTGGCCGTCGAGGCCCAGGAGGGCACCGACGCCATGCTGCGCCGGGTCGCCGAGCTGCCCCAGGCGATCCGGGGTTCGGCCGAACGTCCGCGCGGCGTGCTCGCCAAGGCCCCCAAGCCGATCCAGGAGACCAAGGTCGATCTGCCGACCATTGGCGTCGCCACCATCCAGCGCGCCGCCCGCGCGGGACTGGCCGGCGTGGTCGGCGAGGCCGGCCGCCTGCTGGTGGTCGACCGCGAGGCCGTGACGGCCTGCGCCGACGACCTTGGCCTCTTCGTGCTGGGGGTCGATCCGCAGGGGCGGACCTGATGCTGAAGGTCATGCTGGTCGCCGCCGAGGCCTCGGGCGACGCCCTGGGCGCCAGCTTGGCCAAGGCGCTGCGGGCGAGGCTGGGCGACAAGGTCACGTTCGTCGGCGTCGGCGGGGCCAAGATGGCCGAGCAGGGGGTCGTTAGCCCCTTCGATATAGCCCAGCTGTCGATCCTGGGCATCGTGGAGGGGCTGAAGGCCTATCCGACAGTCGTCGCACGCCTGAAGGATACCGTGGCCCTGGCGGCCCGCGAAAAGCCCGACGTGGCGATCCTGATCGACAGCTGGGGCTTCAACATTCGCCTGGCCCACGCTCTGCGAAAGCTGGATCCCAAGCTGCCGCTGGTGAAGTACGTCGCGCCGCAGGTGTGGGCCTATCGCCCCGGCCGCGCCCGGGGCTTGGCCAAGTCCGTCGACCTGCTCCTGTCGATCCAGCCGATGGACAAGCCCTATTTCGACGCCGTGGACCTGCCCAGCGTGTTCGTCGGCAACTCGGCCCTGGCCAAGCGCTTCGACCATGCCGACGGGGCTCGGCTACGCGCGGCGATCGGCGCCTCGGCCTCCGATCAGATCCTCCTCGTGCTGCCCGGCA contains the following coding sequences:
- the fabZ gene encoding 3-hydroxyacyl-ACP dehydratase FabZ translates to MSENTEQTVRTDIDIAEILARIPHRYPFLLVDRAEDYKPGQSIVGIKCVTINEPFFQGHFPGNPVMPGVLIIEALAQTGAVLMSKTLEVDTEGKTIFFMSIDGVRFRNPVRPGDVIRMEVEVVRARSSIFKFKGVAKVGDRVAAEAEFAAMVVETGPKA
- the bamA gene encoding outer membrane protein assembly factor BamA, producing MIGPMHKLRAQSAAFATGMALLLGSTALVAPHQAFAQAAAQTGVVQRIVVQGNERIEQGTVLSYLPIQPGDTVDSQRLDLALKTLARTDLFADVKIEMQGGDLVVKVVENPIINQVVFEGNSSLKEDKLKDEVQIRPRGIFTRAKVQADVQRIIELYRRSGRISATVTPKVVELPQKRVDLVFEISEGPKSGVLGINFLGNSEYSDNDLRDVVVTKESRWYKILTSNDNYDPDRIEYDREQLRKHYRNRGFFDFRVVSSVAELAPDKNGFAVTYTLDEGPKYKFGKVTVETELKKLDGNLLAQILPIRAGQLYEDERIEQATDALTFAAGAAGFAFVDVRPRYVPNRETKTVDVVFSVREGPRVYVDRIDIVGNTRTLDYVLRRELEVAEGDAYNRVLVDRSKNNIRRLGFFKEVDIEDTPGSAPDRTSLKVKVEEQPTGELSFSAGYSSVDKLVLDVGITERNFRGRGQNLRARASVGSLRQQIDFGFSEPRFLGRNLVAGLNLYTFRYDLSDYAAYDTKSVGGDVRLGFPLTNDSSMSLRYTLRQDDVSVADSLCTSGSVSQILCLQRGAYITSLIGYGLRIDKRNDPINPTRGWFADLNQDLAGIGGDVKYLKTEADAGWYWGFTKDLVFSATGSFGYIEGWGGDNVRINDRFYRGGTSFRGFEIAGIGPRDISSTNNSMGAKLYAISTFELTIPTFLPEQYGIKAALFSDVGTAGLLDDVDRQKSPGVFDPNIKDNLGLRATAGISIDWKSPMGPIRFDISRILAKEDYDRTETFRFSTSTRFQ
- a CDS encoding LpxI family protein, producing the protein MRKLGLIAGGGALPVELAAHCEAAGRAFAVMRLRGFADPALARYPGAEVGIGEFGKAFKALRAEGCEVVCFAGDVKRPDFAALMPDARGLLIVPSLIKAARQGDDALLRRVLDEFEKEGFEIEGAHEVVGEMTLPRGRLGKFYPRDDHMADIDKALLVAREIGRLDVGQGAVVCNGLVLAVEAQEGTDAMLRRVAELPQAIRGSAERPRGVLAKAPKPIQETKVDLPTIGVATIQRAARAGLAGVVGEAGRLLVVDREAVTACADDLGLFVLGVDPQGRT
- the lpxB gene encoding lipid-A-disaccharide synthase, with the translated sequence MLKVMLVAAEASGDALGASLAKALRARLGDKVTFVGVGGAKMAEQGVVSPFDIAQLSILGIVEGLKAYPTVVARLKDTVALAAREKPDVAILIDSWGFNIRLAHALRKLDPKLPLVKYVAPQVWAYRPGRARGLAKSVDLLLSIQPMDKPYFDAVDLPSVFVGNSALAKRFDHADGARLRAAIGASASDQILLVLPGSRPSEIERVLPAFEDAVRRLKAERPELVIVVPAAYTVAEAVKARVAGWPFRAHVIEDEPLKDDAFVAADVALACSGTVTTELALAGRPMVVGYKTAPLTYAILKRLMKPRWVTLFNIAADREVAPELLQGACEGQGLAREVARLLDDPALRARQAAEQSAALDKMGRGMPDPSEAAADALIDFLKARSVASA
- the lpxA gene encoding acyl-ACP--UDP-N-acetylglucosamine O-acyltransferase — its product is MIIHPTAIIAPEAKIAADVEIGPYSIVGPDVTLEAGVRLLSHVVVEGATTIGENCIVHPFANLGGPPQHLGHKGEKTELLIGPRNIIREHVTMHTGTASGKGVTTIGSDGLYMVGSHVAHDCTVGDFVVLAKGATLGGHVAIGDYVFMGGLAAAHQFSRIGRYSFIGGLAAVTKDVIPYGSVWGNHAHLEGLNLVGLKRRGFSRETINALRAAYRLMFADEGTFQERLDDVAETHAAITEVMEIVDFIRADANRPLCLPEREV
- a CDS encoding OmpH family outer membrane protein → MSKFLSAAASSVVALALATSASAQTAPAAAPAAPAVTHGPALTGVCIFSSQGAVGNSLVGKAVDARLKTIIQQVNAELTAERTGLDNEAKALDAKKASLAQDALEQQASALQVKANAWQRKGQLRQKEVEATEQKALARVYQELDTPIRQVYQAQKCSILFDRESVMLANPSMDITGAVVAALDARIKTLTFDRERLDQGAPGAAALQPTNK
- a CDS encoding RIP metalloprotease; the protein is MTDVLIFILSTAFVLSVVVTIHELGHYWAARACGVAIDCFSIGFGPPLLSWRDKHGVEWRVASIPLGGYVRFSGDENAASVPDQDNLAAMRDSIVRREGEEGVSKYFHFKPVWQRAIIAVAGPASNFVLAILIMAVFLVLIGTPQRAASVNGVVPGGAAAVAGFKKGDVIVAADGRKIGTFQDLQGYVSLRANLPIDFTVKRGAQQVHLTATPRLVEINDKISGRMKTGQLGIENAGITQFKRSSVLAAIPDATVEVWGMIKTIGFYLGRLVTGQMPADQISGLIGIGHTAGAVTKASAAGAPDVATMALRVFISSMLLIASLSVSIGFMNLLPIPVLDGGHLLMYAYEAVAKRPLRADFQAAGFRAGLALILGFMLFAAWNDLNRYDVFKFIGGLFT
- the lpxD gene encoding UDP-3-O-(3-hydroxymyristoyl)glucosamine N-acyltransferase, with protein sequence MPDPRFFDNLGPASLSELARVGAAELADAALGASELGSRAIAHAAPLDSADIGAITFFSDAKRKDAAEGTLAGACFVRPEHRDFLPATCAALITKHPQAAWASVANRLHAPRRHDPSASAIHPEAALEEGVLLSPQVTIGQGARIGRGTRIGPGAVIGPGVLIGRDCVIGPNAVIGFALLGDRVSVSAGAVLGEAGFGAAIGPRGMVDMPQLGRVVIQDNVTIGANSCVDRGAFADTTIGENTKIDNLVHVAHNVRVGRNCVLAAYTGLSGSTIVGDGVAFGGKAGVADHLNIGSGASIGAAASVFKDVPEGETWTGFPARPLKRWLRETAWLSRMAGGRGTRGRP